In a single window of the Etheostoma spectabile isolate EspeVRDwgs_2016 chromosome 3, UIUC_Espe_1.0, whole genome shotgun sequence genome:
- the fkrp gene encoding ribitol 5-phosphate transferase FKRP, which translates to MRVSLCQGLLTGAILLNLLILYYVSRAQQQMMDKRKELGRGTRRAALPASGLVGGLGLLVGAGGIGGEAHSRGPRVTVLLREFENFENYVGDVANSFLRQRSELPFLAVADTSPYPPLVLPDGARLLVLSPSPDQPPQAHRPEFHVQTEFVLLVPDGVELEQPRAIERLIRELEGEGGGPVRLVAAPVLARSAVQCLHLRVNLREWTATYSPAASGSSGSVCTALQGDAVVLIRTEDLFNLSVPLGRPLFSSLFVQTALRGWKVKLLESPCFAANHRPLFSSAHNQWKAETRLKEATGKLMRSFGLKRLLLPDGKEQWYGCSKETSRCFGTVQEDTPDYLYLDRWTPPCCLRALRETTKYVINILETSGVRYWLEGGTLLGAVRHQDIIPWDYDVDLGIYLEDVPNCDHLKNLDSGSLVDANGYVWERAVEGDFYRVQYSEANHLHVDLWPFYARNGVMTKDTWTEHKQDVEFPEHFLQPLVPMSFAGITAYSPNNHRSFLELKFGEGVIENPQYPNPSKKRLDRSKL; encoded by the coding sequence ATGCGTGTCAGTCTCTGCCAGGGCCTGTTAACTGGCGCCATTCTCCTCAACCTCCTCATTCTCTACTATGTGTCTCGGGCCCAGCAGCAAATGATGGATAAGAGGAAGGAGCTTGGCAGGGGCACGAGGAGGGCTGCCCTACCAGCCTCTGGCCTGGTGGGAGGCCTAGGGCTACTCGTAGGAGCTGGAGGGATCGGAGGTGAGGCACACAGTCGTGGCCCACGTGTGACTGTTCTTCTTCGAGAGTTTGAGAACTTTGAGAATTATGTTGGGGATGTGGCTAATTCCTTCCTCCGCCAGAGATCTGAGCTTCCCTTCCTGGCTGTGGCTGACACGTCTCCGTACCCTCCCCTGGTGCTTCCAGACGGGGCGCGTCTTCTAGTGCTCTCCCCCAGCCCAGACCAGCCCCCACAAGCTCACAGGCCAGAGTTCCACGTCCAGACAGAGTTTGTGCTACTGGTGCCTGACGGGGTTGAGTTGGAACAACCTCGGGCTATCGAGAGGCTGATCAGGGAGTTGGAAGGCGAGGGTGGGGGGCCTGTGAGGCTGGTAGCTGCACCCGTGCTGGCTCGATCTGCTGTGCAGTGTCTCCACCTTCGGGTGAACCTCAGAGAGTGGACAGCCACCTACTCACCAGCTGCTTCTGGGAGCAGCGGGAGTGTATGTACGGCTTTACAAGGAGATGCGGTTGTCCTCATTCGCACTGAGGATCTTTTTaacctctctgtccctctgGGGCGGCCCCTCTTCTCCTCGCTCTTCGTCCAGACTGCTTTGAGAGGCTGGAAGGTCAAGCTGCTGGAGAGCCCCTGTTTCGCCGCAAACCACCGGCCCCTCTTCAGCTCCGCTCACAACCAGTGGAAGGCCGAAACTCGACTGAAGGAGGCCACAGGGAAGCTCATGAGGAGCTTTGGTCTAAAGCGTCTCCTGCTGCCTGATGGGAAGGAACAGTGGTACGGCTGCAGTAAAGAGACGTCTCGCTGCTTCGGCACTGTGCAGGAAGACACTCCAGACTACCTTTATCTGGATCGCTGGACACCTCCCTGCTGTCTGCGAGCTCTCAGGGAAACCACCAAGTATGTAATCAATATCCTGGAGACCTCTGGTGTGCGCTACTGGCTAGAGGGGGGGACTCTGCTGGGCGCTGTCCGCCATCAGGACATCATCCCTTGGGATTATGATGTGGACCTGGGCATCTACCTGGAGGATGTACCCAACTGTGATCACTTGAAGAACCTGGACTCAGGCTCTCTCGTGGATGCTAACGGCTATGTCTGGGAACGCGCAGTGGAAGGAGACTTCTACAGAGTCCAGTACAGCGAGGCCAACCACCTGCATGTTGACCTGTGGCCGTTCTATGCACGTAACGGCGTCATGACCAAAGACACATGGACAGAGCACAAACAAGACGTGGAGTTCCCAGAGCACTTCCTGCAGCCGCTGGTACCCATGTCCTTTGCCGGCATCACCGCCTACAGCCCCAACAACCACCGATCTTTCCTGGAGCTGAAGTTTGGAGAGGGGGTTATAGAGAACCCCCAGTATCCCAACCCCTCAAAAAAGAGGCTGGACAGAAGCAAATTATGA